In Thermothelomyces thermophilus ATCC 42464 chromosome 4, complete sequence, a single genomic region encodes these proteins:
- a CDS encoding glycoside hydrolase family 43 protein (CAZy_ID 268049): MARLRSVTLGAFMTLFSPWACLVFGLAVDVAGHSSQVAARADPNLAGYLGVFFLGADPYVYFYLSNGNNPVSFRALNGGSPIIKPTKGTGGVRDPTIIPGGGSEAGKKWYIIGTDLDIGKTTWDAAQRTGSRGIFVWESTDLINWGNERLVEVEDATAGMVWAPEAIWDPAKGQYLVHWASKFYSTSDPSHTGSPSNIRIRYAYTSDFKTFTSPQTLIDKNPTNIIDLTILPINGTDSNSFLRFMKDETRKTVFVEVSDTGLFGTWTRPGGDSAIIQQGVEGPAAYWDNTTPGKAHLLLDFYGQDGYRPFESTNPGSNSGWTGSDRSAFPTNLRHGSVLPVDQAAYETLNARWG; encoded by the exons ATGGCAAGGCTAAGATCTGTAACGCTGGGTGCCTTCATGACACTGTTCTCACCATGGGCATGTTTGGTTTTTGGACTTGCTGTCGACGTTGCGGGCCATAGTAGTCAAGTGGCTGCACGGGCAGACCCGAACTTGGCTGGTTACTTGGGCGTCTTCTTTCTCGGAGCTGACCCGTACGTCTACTTTTATCTCAGCAATGGAAACAACCCTGTCTCCTTCAGGGCCTTGAATGGAGGCTCGCCAATCATAAAGCCAACGAAAGGCACCGGGGGAGTCCGAGACCCGACCATTATTCCAGGAGGTGGAAGCGAAGCCGGCAAGAAGTGGTACATCATCGGGACAGATCTAGACATTGGCAAG ACAACGTGGGATGCGGCGCAGCGAACCGGATCAAGAGGGATCTTTGTGTGGGAAAGCACCGACTTGATTAACTGGGGTAACGAAAGACTCGTCGAGGTGGAAGATGCCACCGCCGGCATGGTTTGGGCTCCAGAGGCAATCTGGGATCCCGCGAAAG GCCAATACCTGGTTCACTGGGCATCCAAATTC TACTCGACCTCCGACCCGAGCCACACCGGCTCTCCTTCCAACATTCGCATCCGCTACGCCTACACCAGCGACTTCAAAACCTTCACCTCCCCGCAAACCCTCATCGACAAAAACCCCACTAATATCATCGACTTGACTATTCTCCCGATCAATGGCACGGACTCGAACTCCTTCCTTCGGTTCATGAAAGACGAGACACGTAAAACAGTCTTTGTCGAGGTCTCCGACACCGGGCTCTTCGGCACGTGGACTAGGCCAGGCGGCGATTCGGCAATCATCCAGCAGGGCGTAGAGGGTCCGGCGGCGTACTGGGACAACACAACTCCGGGGAAAGCACACCTTCTGCTGGATTTTTACGGGCAGGACGGTTACAGGCCGTTTGAGAGCACCAATCCGGGCAGCAACAGCGGATGGACAGGAAGCGATAGGTCGGCATTTCCAACGAATTTGAGGCATGGGAGTGTGTTGCCGGTGGATCAAGCGGCTTATGAGACGTTAAACGCGCGGTGGGGTTAG